Genomic DNA from Cupriavidus pauculus:
CGCGCGCTGGTTCGCGCTGAACGAGGTACCGCCGCGCCTGGGCACCGAGCATCCGGGCCGCGTGCCGTCGGCAAGCTTCCAGGCGGAAGGCGGCCGCTGGCTCCATATCACCGCGAGCGACCAGCACTGGACGCCGTTGTGCGGCGTGCTTGGGATCGAAGCATGGGGCGCCGATCCCGCGTTGCAGACCAATGCGGGCCGCGTGGAGAACCGCGACGAGGTCATGCGCCATCTGACCAAGGCCATTGCCGCATGGGACCGCGACGCGCTGTGCGACGCGATGGAGGCGGCCGGCGTCCCGGCGGGCCCGATCAACGCGGTGGACGAAGTCCTCGCCGATCCGCACGTGAAGGCGCGCGGCATGGTCGCGCATTTCGATCACCCTGAGATTGGCACGTTTCCGGCGCTGCCCGTGCCGCTGCGGTTCGACGGCTGGGACGACCCCCTCGTCGGCCGGCCACCGCTGCTGGGCGAGCATACGGAAACCGTGCTGCGCGAGCGGCTGGGCATGGACGCGGAACGCGTGCGCGCGCTGCGCGAGGCGAAGGCAATCTGAGCAGGACATATCATGACCGACACCACCTTATCCGCCGCTGAAGCGCCGGCCGTGCTGTATGCCGTCGATGCCGGCATCGCCACCATCACGCTGAACCGGCCCGAAAGCCGCAATGCATTGAACCTCGCCATGTGCGAAGGCCTCCAGCGCGCCGCCGCCACCGCGGCAGCCGACCCCGACGTACGTGTCGTGCTCGTGCGCGGCGCCGGCCCCGCATTCTGCGCGGGCGCGGACCTCAAGGAACGCAAGACGATGGACGAGGCGCAGGTGCTCGCCCGCCGCATGCGCGGCTTCTTCGCGTATGACGCGCTGGAAGCCCTGCCGATGCCCACGATCGCCGTGGTCGAAGGCGCTGCGGCCGGATCGGGAGTAGAGATCACCGCTGCCTGCGACGTTGCCATCGCCACGCCGGATGCCGCGTTCTGGACGCCGGAGGCGCAATGGGGCACCGTGGGCGCGACGCAGCGGCTTGCGCGCATCGTCGGCAAGCGGCTGGCCAAGGACATGATGTTCACGGGCCGACGGCTGACCGCCGCGGACGCACTGGAAGCGGGCCTCGTCACGCGCATCGTCGCGCGCGACGGTATCGACGCGGAGGTGGCAGGCATGGCCGCCTCCATCGCCAAGGCGCCGCCGCTGGGCATGCGGCTGGCCAAGCGTTGCATCGACCGTGGCATCGAGCTCGGTCCGCGCGGCGCGCTGGCCGAGGAGCTGCTGGCCATCGAAGAGAATCTGTCGCGCTCCGACTGGCGCTCGGGCATCAGCGGATTCAGCCGTACCGGTCAGTCGCAGGGAGGCGAAGCATGAGCTGGGAACCCCGTACCCTGTCCGCCGTGCTGGCATTGCAGGCCAGCCAGCGCGGCACGCAGCGCGCGCTCGTCACGCCCGCCGGCGCGACCATGTGGCGCCAGCTGGAGATCCAGGCCCGTCGCGTGGCCCGCGCGTTGCTCGCACGCGGCATTCGGCGCGGCGACTTTGTCGGGCTGCTGTGCGGCAACGACGATCATTGGGTCGCCAGCTTCTATGGCGCGGCGATGATCGGCGCGGTCACGGTGCCCGTCAACACGCGCTTCAAGGCCGACGAGATCGCCTATTGCCTGCGGCAATCGGATGTGCGGCTGCTGATTCTGGCCGATCGCTTTCTCAAGATCGACTTCATGGCCTACCTCCGCGAGGCCGAGCCCGCCGTCGATCGCGCACTGCCGGGCCAGTCGCTGCCGCTGCTGGGCCATGTGGTGGCGATCGGCGACGACGTGCCGCGCGCGGGCCTCGGGTGGGAGGCATTCCTGGCCGATGGCGACGTGGTTTCCGACAACGAACTCGACGCCGCGATGCAGGCCGTGGTTCCCGACGATCTGCTGCTGATCCAGTTCACATCGGGCACCACCGCGCATCCCAAGGGCGTGATGCTCACGCACGACAACATGCTGCGCAACGCGACGGCCGTGGGCGAGCGCCTTGGCATCGGTCCCGCCGATTGCTATTTCAACTGCCGACCGTTCTTTCATGTGGCGGGCTCCACGCTGTCGCTGCTGTGCGCGCTCTGCGCGGGCGCGAGCATCGCCACGCTGCCTACATTCGAGGCGGGCGCCGCACTGCGGATGCTCGATCAGGAGCGCTGCACGTTTATCTCGGGCAACGAGACGCTGTTCCAGCTGCTGATCTCGCACGAGACCTTCGACCGCTCGCGCCTGCATCTGCGCGGCGGCTGGGCCGCGGCAGGTCCCGATACGATGCGGAAGATCATCGACGAGATGGGCATCGCGCGCATTTGCTGGGCCTATGGGCTGTCCGAAGCGTCGCCCAACGTCGTGCTCAACGACTGGCGCGACGACGAAGCATTGCGCGTGGGCGGTTTCGCGCTGCCGCACGACGGGGTGGGCGTGCGCATCGTCGATGACGCCACCGGGGCCGTCTGTGCCACGGACGAGGTGGGCGAGATTCAGGTGAACGGCTGGGGCGTGATGCGCGGCTACTACAAGCAGCCCGAGGCGAATGCCAGGGTGTTTACCGCCGACGGCTGGCTGCGCACCGGCGACCTGGGCGCGCTGCGTGCCGACGGGCGCCTGCGTCTGGTCGGCCGGCTCAAGGATGTGTTTCGCGTCGGCGGGGAGAACGTCGCGCCGGCCGAGGTGGAGCAGGTGTTGCTGTCGCATCCGGCCGTCGCGTCGGCACAGGTCGTCGGCGTGCCGGACGCGCGCCTCGGCGAAGTGCCGGCCGCATTTGTCACGCTCAAGCCGGGCATGACGCTCGATGCGGAGGCATTGCTGGGCTGGTGCAAGCCGCGCATGGCCAATTTCCGGACGCCGCGCTATGCCGATGTCGTGGTGGATTTCGAGCGCATCGGCATGACCGCGAGCGGCAAGGTACAGAAGAACAAGCTGCGCGAGCATGCGATCGCGCGCTTTGGGCTTTGATTCCAATACCCCATGACAAACGACCCCCATCTCGACAACGTCCCCGATGTCGGCAACGCTGAAGTCGTCCTCTGCGAATGCTTCGCCCGCGACGGACTGCAGCACGAGCCCGACTTCGTGCCGACCGATACCAAGGCCGCGCTGATCGACCGCTTCGCCGCGATCGGGTTTCCGCGCGTGGAAGCCACGTCGTATTCGAACCCCAAGGTCGTGCCGCAGTTCGGTGACGCGACGGCGCTGCTCCGCGCGCTGCCGCGCCGCGATGGCGTCATGTACAAGGCTACCTGCGCCAACGGCCATGCGGTGTCCCGCGCGCTGGCCGACCGCGCGGACGGTATCGGCGCGAACGAGGTGAGCCTGCTCGTCTCGGCCTCGTCCTCGCACTCCGAGCGCAACCTCAAGCGCAGCCGCGACGATCAATGGGAGAACGTTCGCGCGATGGCCGAGGCTGCGCGCGGCAACTTCCGCATGGTCGGCACCATCTCGGTGGCGTTCGGCTGCCCCTTCGAGGGCGCGGTGGACCCGCAGCAGGTGCTACGCGATGTAGGCCGCTTCCGCGATCTCGGCGTGACGCTGGTCACGCTCGGCGATACCACGGGCATGGCTACGCCGCAGACGGTGCGCGCGCTGTTTCGCAAGATGCGGCGGGACTTTCCGGACGTCACGCCGATCGCGCATTTCCACGACACGCGCGCGACGGGGCTCGTCAACTATGTGGCGGCGCTGGAGGCGGGCGTGACCCACTTCGATTGCGCGATGGGCGGCGTGGGCGGCCATCCGGCCAAGGTGCAATACGGCGGCGGCCATACGGGCAATGTCTGCACCGAGGACTGGGTCGCGCTGCTCGATGCGATGGGCGTGCGGACCGGCATCGACCTCGACGGGATGCTCGAGGCCGGGCGCGCGTGCGAGGCCGTGCTTGGCCGTCAGCTCCACAGTCGCGTGCTGCGCAGCGGGCTCAATCCGCTGCGCGCGGCGTTACAGGCTGCCTGATCCGCCCGGCTCGCCCACGAGCCGGTTCAGCCGCGAGACCAGCGAGCGGATCTCGGCAAGATCGAGGTCCGCGCCGCCGCCCGTTTCCACCGGCGTGGTGCCGGCCACGGGACCCTGCGGATCGCCCTCGTCATCCTCGTCGGTGGCGTCGCCGGCCGCCGCACGCCGCTCTTCGTCGAGCACATCGCGCGCGCTCGTGGTCAGCACCGCCAGCATCTCCATCAGCATCTTCCTCTGCTCGGGGCTCAGCGGCCGCAGCAGCCGTTCGTTGCGCGCATTCGCGTCGACGATCACCTTGCGATAGAGCGCGTCTCCGGCCTTGGTCAGGCTCAGCAGCACCGCGCGCGCATCGGTATCGCTGCGCGCGCTGACGATCAATCCGCGTTCGATCAACGCCGACACGGTACGGCTCGCATAGCTCTTGTCGAGCGCGGCACGGCGCGCGAGCTCCTTCAGCGACAACGGCGCGTACGCGCCCAGCATGCCGATCGACCGCCATTCCAGCAGCGTCAGGCCGAACTTGCGTTGCACGCGCAGCGACGCACTGGCCGCCGAGAGCCCGGCGAGGTTGTGCAGGCGCGAGGAGAGCAGGTCCGTGATGATGCGCGGGGCAGCGACCGGGGCCGGGGCTGCGGCGGTCTTGCTCGCGGACTTGGCGGTCTTCGCGGACTTCGTTGCGCTCATGGGGTACAGCTCCGAATGGTTGTCACTGTCAACGATTCTAACGCCATTGTCGCCGCCGAGACACATGGCTAACCCGAAGCTGCAACCATATAGTTTACGTTGTCCATCATGTGGTTTACATTCGAAACCAATTTACAAGGAGGAGACAATGAAGAAGGTTTCGACGCTGGGCATCGTGCTGACGATGGCGGGGGCCGCGCAGGCGCAGTCCCTGATTCCGCAAAGTTCGGTCCAGCTTTACGGGTTGATCGATACGGCCATCGCTTTCCAGACCAACCAGATCGCGGCGACCAACGCCGCGGGCCGCGCCACGCGCAGCGGCAGCGCGGTCGGCATCGTGCCGGGCTTTTTCAACGGTTCGCGCTGGGGCCTGCTCGGTAGCGAGGATCTTGGCGGCGGTACGACGGCGGTGTTCCGGCTGGAGGCCGGCTTCAGTCCCGATACGGGGGTGTCGCTACAGGGCGGCCGCCTGTTCGGCCGCCAGGCATGGGTCGGGCTCAACGCCGACTATGGCCAGATCACGTTCGGCCGCCAGTACAGCGTGCCGTTCGATATCCTGCTGCCGTTCGACACGATCGGCTGGGGCAACACGGGCGCGAGCGATGTCTGGGTGC
This window encodes:
- a CDS encoding enoyl-CoA hydratase/isomerase family protein — translated: MTDTTLSAAEAPAVLYAVDAGIATITLNRPESRNALNLAMCEGLQRAAATAAADPDVRVVLVRGAGPAFCAGADLKERKTMDEAQVLARRMRGFFAYDALEALPMPTIAVVEGAAAGSGVEITAACDVAIATPDAAFWTPEAQWGTVGATQRLARIVGKRLAKDMMFTGRRLTAADALEAGLVTRIVARDGIDAEVAGMAASIAKAPPLGMRLAKRCIDRGIELGPRGALAEELLAIEENLSRSDWRSGISGFSRTGQSQGGEA
- a CDS encoding AMP-binding protein, which translates into the protein MSWEPRTLSAVLALQASQRGTQRALVTPAGATMWRQLEIQARRVARALLARGIRRGDFVGLLCGNDDHWVASFYGAAMIGAVTVPVNTRFKADEIAYCLRQSDVRLLILADRFLKIDFMAYLREAEPAVDRALPGQSLPLLGHVVAIGDDVPRAGLGWEAFLADGDVVSDNELDAAMQAVVPDDLLLIQFTSGTTAHPKGVMLTHDNMLRNATAVGERLGIGPADCYFNCRPFFHVAGSTLSLLCALCAGASIATLPTFEAGAALRMLDQERCTFISGNETLFQLLISHETFDRSRLHLRGGWAAAGPDTMRKIIDEMGIARICWAYGLSEASPNVVLNDWRDDEALRVGGFALPHDGVGVRIVDDATGAVCATDEVGEIQVNGWGVMRGYYKQPEANARVFTADGWLRTGDLGALRADGRLRLVGRLKDVFRVGGENVAPAEVEQVLLSHPAVASAQVVGVPDARLGEVPAAFVTLKPGMTLDAEALLGWCKPRMANFRTPRYADVVVDFERIGMTASGKVQKNKLREHAIARFGL
- a CDS encoding hydroxymethylglutaryl-CoA lyase, whose protein sequence is MTNDPHLDNVPDVGNAEVVLCECFARDGLQHEPDFVPTDTKAALIDRFAAIGFPRVEATSYSNPKVVPQFGDATALLRALPRRDGVMYKATCANGHAVSRALADRADGIGANEVSLLVSASSSHSERNLKRSRDDQWENVRAMAEAARGNFRMVGTISVAFGCPFEGAVDPQQVLRDVGRFRDLGVTLVTLGDTTGMATPQTVRALFRKMRRDFPDVTPIAHFHDTRATGLVNYVAALEAGVTHFDCAMGGVGGHPAKVQYGGGHTGNVCTEDWVALLDAMGVRTGIDLDGMLEAGRACEAVLGRQLHSRVLRSGLNPLRAALQAA
- a CDS encoding MarR family winged helix-turn-helix transcriptional regulator — encoded protein: MSATKSAKTAKSASKTAAAPAPVAAPRIITDLLSSRLHNLAGLSAASASLRVQRKFGLTLLEWRSIGMLGAYAPLSLKELARRAALDKSYASRTVSALIERGLIVSARSDTDARAVLLSLTKAGDALYRKVIVDANARNERLLRPLSPEQRKMLMEMLAVLTTSARDVLDEERRAAAGDATDEDDEGDPQGPVAGTTPVETGGGADLDLAEIRSLVSRLNRLVGEPGGSGSL